One bacterium DNA segment encodes these proteins:
- a CDS encoding FAD-dependent oxidoreductase, with the protein MITITINGKEVTADPGKTILEIVHDQKLDSIPTLCYDKKLEPFGSCFLCVVEVEGMSKLVPSCATKPWNGMVLKTRSPKVVDARKTCLELLVSNHHADCFGACRLNCPADVDIQGYLSLTYLGKYHEAVQLIKEKNPFPSVCGRVCTRKCELSCRRKLIDDAVGIDYLKRFSADKDLDDMWTPVPKPRNGKRVAIIGGGPAGLTCAYYLTLEGYEPTVFEALPELGGMLRYGIPEYRLPKEILDKEIKWITDLGVEVHTNTKLGRDITIDALFEQGFKSVFVGLGAQLAKSMGIANEQVKNVLGGVDFLRDVTMDNAPAIKGRVVVVGGGNTAIDAARTSLRLGADEVVLLYRRTRKEMPANEMEIVAAEEEGIVFKYLAAPTNINSKDGVLQSMECIEMELGEPDASGRRRPVEKKNSNYTLECDFVISAIGQEADLAGVDGDKEDDNHIELSKWHTIIAAEGTFRTNRPGVFAGGDVVTGPADAIDAVAAGRMAAYAIERFIETGHYERLKPLFASRKDNLKAFTTEDFCDPQTSERIHIKELPVAERIHSFKEVELGLTEDQAKFEACRCMECGCQVALECKLQDYCGEYGADQKRFVGEFNRYKVDTRHPYITLDSNKCINCGRCVRTCADILDVSALGFVNRGFRTMVKPALEKALADTNCVSCGNCVDVCPTGAIVNKLPFGRSGPWVMNRVKNVCNFCSIGCNVEINAKTADLFFVSGSFEGEPNFGELCVRGRYGYQQLLGNERLRKPYVRKGGDLVPATWEEAWERIEQGSKDLRLEYGRKAMMVSASPKLTDEELYLAGKLARVTLETNSIGSFQHLAAEADFHALDSVMGATVSTCGTAELEAADLILLVNCDPFIENPVLGFRLKRMLKKGKQAIVINSADIGINRFATQWLDPRRGTATLLLNGLMAEIVRHGGDDKPYLESRTKNYDRFRRYIEVINTDEVSSVTGVRTTKIEECAKLLSAKNKKVVAIYNHDSRRDRSSNDLKALTSLMLMTGRIGTEGNGMILLTSQANTRGMHIAGFDQKLLPGETLITPESFSNLSALWHNDLECLKEWQWQGFPYRL; encoded by the coding sequence ATGATTACGATTACAATTAACGGAAAAGAAGTCACCGCTGATCCCGGCAAGACAATTCTCGAAATCGTCCACGATCAAAAACTTGATTCAATTCCGACCCTGTGTTACGACAAGAAGCTCGAACCGTTCGGATCATGCTTTTTGTGTGTTGTCGAAGTTGAAGGTATGAGCAAACTCGTACCGTCCTGCGCCACCAAACCGTGGAATGGAATGGTACTCAAGACTCGCTCACCCAAGGTTGTCGATGCCCGCAAGACTTGCCTGGAGCTGCTGGTGTCCAATCACCATGCCGATTGCTTCGGTGCATGTCGATTGAATTGCCCTGCCGACGTCGACATTCAGGGATATCTGTCGTTGACGTATCTGGGCAAGTATCACGAGGCAGTCCAGCTCATCAAAGAAAAGAATCCGTTCCCATCGGTCTGCGGTCGTGTTTGCACTCGCAAGTGCGAGTTGTCATGCCGAAGAAAATTGATTGACGATGCCGTTGGGATCGACTATCTGAAACGATTCTCCGCCGACAAAGACCTTGATGACATGTGGACGCCGGTTCCGAAGCCGCGCAATGGTAAGAGAGTCGCCATTATCGGCGGCGGTCCCGCCGGATTGACTTGCGCCTATTACCTTACGCTTGAAGGTTACGAGCCGACAGTGTTTGAAGCATTACCCGAACTCGGCGGCATGTTGCGCTACGGAATTCCAGAGTACCGACTGCCCAAGGAAATTCTCGATAAAGAAATCAAGTGGATCACGGATCTCGGCGTCGAAGTACACACCAATACCAAACTTGGACGGGATATCACGATTGACGCGCTATTCGAGCAAGGATTTAAATCGGTGTTCGTTGGACTTGGCGCCCAACTCGCCAAGAGTATGGGTATCGCTAATGAGCAGGTGAAGAACGTGCTCGGAGGCGTGGATTTCCTCCGCGATGTTACAATGGACAACGCTCCGGCTATAAAGGGGCGAGTCGTTGTTGTCGGAGGCGGCAACACTGCCATCGATGCGGCGCGAACCTCATTGCGTCTCGGTGCTGACGAAGTCGTACTTCTGTATCGCAGGACACGCAAAGAGATGCCGGCAAACGAAATGGAAATCGTCGCTGCCGAAGAAGAGGGAATCGTATTCAAGTATCTTGCGGCGCCGACCAACATCAATTCCAAGGATGGTGTTCTTCAGTCGATGGAGTGCATCGAAATGGAATTGGGCGAACCGGATGCTTCCGGTCGTCGTCGTCCGGTCGAGAAAAAGAATTCCAATTATACGCTTGAATGCGACTTTGTGATTTCAGCCATTGGACAAGAGGCCGATCTCGCCGGTGTCGATGGTGACAAAGAAGATGACAATCACATCGAACTGAGCAAGTGGCACACAATCATTGCCGCTGAAGGCACTTTCAGGACCAATCGTCCCGGTGTATTTGCGGGTGGTGATGTCGTCACCGGTCCCGCTGACGCTATTGATGCTGTCGCTGCCGGGCGAATGGCTGCGTATGCCATTGAGCGCTTTATCGAGACTGGCCATTACGAACGGCTCAAACCGCTATTCGCCAGCCGCAAAGATAATCTCAAGGCGTTTACGACCGAAGACTTCTGCGATCCGCAAACGAGCGAACGAATACACATCAAGGAATTGCCCGTCGCTGAAAGAATTCATTCCTTCAAGGAAGTCGAACTCGGACTTACGGAAGACCAGGCAAAGTTCGAAGCCTGCCGCTGTATGGAATGCGGCTGTCAGGTCGCGCTTGAATGCAAGTTGCAGGATTACTGTGGTGAGTATGGAGCTGATCAAAAACGATTCGTGGGCGAGTTTAATCGGTACAAGGTAGATACGCGTCATCCGTACATCACACTCGACTCCAATAAGTGCATCAACTGCGGACGCTGTGTGCGTACTTGCGCCGACATTCTTGACGTCTCGGCGTTAGGGTTCGTTAATCGCGGATTCCGTACCATGGTCAAACCGGCGCTTGAAAAAGCTCTCGCCGACACGAACTGCGTTTCCTGCGGCAATTGCGTCGATGTCTGCCCGACTGGCGCGATAGTCAATAAACTGCCGTTTGGCCGTTCAGGACCCTGGGTCATGAACCGTGTCAAGAACGTCTGCAACTTCTGTTCAATCGGCTGCAATGTCGAAATCAATGCCAAGACCGCCGACTTGTTCTTTGTCTCCGGCTCTTTCGAAGGCGAACCGAACTTCGGCGAACTTTGTGTTCGCGGTCGTTATGGATATCAACAACTGCTCGGCAATGAACGACTCCGCAAGCCATACGTTCGCAAGGGTGGTGATCTGGTTCCGGCCACTTGGGAAGAGGCCTGGGAGCGGATTGAACAAGGCTCGAAGGACCTTCGCCTCGAATACGGACGCAAGGCAATGATGGTATCAGCGTCGCCCAAACTTACTGATGAAGAGTTGTACCTTGCAGGCAAGCTCGCTCGCGTCACACTCGAGACCAACTCGATTGGCAGTTTCCAGCATCTGGCGGCCGAGGCTGACTTTCATGCTCTCGACAGCGTCATGGGTGCAACTGTGTCGACTTGCGGCACGGCTGAGTTGGAAGCAGCCGACTTGATATTGTTGGTCAATTGCGATCCATTCATAGAAAATCCGGTTCTCGGTTTCCGACTCAAACGCATGCTCAAGAAGGGCAAGCAGGCGATCGTGATCAACTCCGCTGATATCGGCATCAATCGCTTCGCAACGCAATGGCTTGACCCGCGTCGCGGAACGGCAACGTTGCTTCTCAACGGACTGATGGCTGAAATTGTGCGTCACGGTGGCGACGATAAGCCATATCTCGAATCGCGCACGAAGAACTATGATCGTTTCCGCCGCTACATCGAAGTTATAAATACCGATGAAGTCTCTTCGGTCACTGGCGTTCGGACTACTAAGATTGAAGAGTGCGCAAAATTGCTTTCAGCGAAGAACAAGAAAGTCGTCGCAATATACAATCACGATAGCCGCCGCGATCGTTCATCAAATGATCTCAAGGCGCTGACCTCGCTGATGCTAATGACTGGACGTATCGGTACTGAAGGCAACGGCATGATCTTGCTGACCAGCCAGGCAAACACACGTGGAATGCATATCGCAGGGTTTGACCAGAAATTGCTTCCGGGTGAAACGCTGATCACGCCTGAGTCTTTCTCCAATTTGTCGGCATTGTGGCACAATGATCTCGAGTGCTTGAAAGAATGGCAATGGCAGGGATTTCCGTACAGACTTTGA
- a CDS encoding NADH-quinone oxidoreductase subunit NuoF: protein MAIKTVMVGLATCGISAGGEKVFEAFQKELQEGADFLLRETGCVGMCYREVLVSISNGNQESYLYGEVTPDRVKRIVAEHIQNDTPIDEWLVSGVDREVGFFDKQVRIVLRNCGVIDPSSLEEYLQSGGYKAVEKVVKEMTPEQVIKEVQISGLRGRGGGGFPTGKKWELTRASVSEKKYIICNADEGDPGAFMDRSVLEGDPHSVLEGMMIAGFAIGADEAYIYCRAEYPKAVARLRLAISQAKKQGLLGANIFGSSFNFDIKVKEGAGAFVCGEETALIASIEGRRGMPRFRPPFPAQQGLWGKPTNINNVETFANIPWIILNGGSAYAAYGTDDSKGTKVFAMAGKVKRTGLVEVPMGMSINDIIFKICGGIVNDKKFKAVQMGGPSGGCIPASLGETLIDYQQINKTGAIMGSGGMVVMDETTCMVDVAKFFLAFTQAESCGKCTFCRIGTKRMLEILERITEDKGKEEDLVTLDQLGEQIKIASLCGLGQTAPNPVLSTLRYFRDEYEAHIRQKKCPAHVCSPLLTYTIDQEKCNGCMLCPRSCPTDAIIGEKKQPHKILQELCIQCGKCFTVCNQDAVIKD, encoded by the coding sequence ATGGCAATAAAAACAGTAATGGTAGGGCTGGCAACTTGTGGCATCTCTGCCGGTGGCGAAAAAGTATTCGAGGCTTTCCAAAAAGAACTTCAGGAAGGTGCAGATTTTCTCCTGCGCGAGACCGGCTGCGTCGGCATGTGCTATCGCGAAGTGCTGGTTTCGATTTCCAATGGAAATCAGGAATCATACTTGTACGGCGAAGTCACGCCTGATCGCGTCAAGCGAATTGTCGCTGAACACATACAGAATGATACTCCGATAGACGAATGGCTCGTTTCCGGCGTCGACCGGGAAGTCGGCTTCTTCGATAAACAAGTGCGCATTGTCCTTCGCAACTGCGGCGTGATCGATCCAAGCTCATTGGAAGAGTATCTCCAAAGCGGCGGCTATAAGGCAGTCGAAAAAGTTGTCAAAGAGATGACACCGGAACAGGTCATTAAGGAAGTTCAGATTTCCGGACTTCGTGGCCGCGGTGGCGGTGGCTTCCCTACAGGGAAGAAGTGGGAACTGACCCGCGCGAGTGTCTCTGAGAAGAAGTACATCATCTGCAATGCCGACGAGGGCGACCCTGGAGCGTTCATGGATCGCTCAGTTCTCGAGGGCGACCCGCATTCTGTCCTAGAGGGAATGATGATTGCCGGATTCGCAATCGGCGCTGACGAAGCATACATCTATTGCCGGGCAGAGTATCCGAAGGCCGTCGCCCGTTTGCGACTGGCAATCTCACAAGCGAAAAAGCAGGGACTGCTTGGTGCAAACATTTTCGGAAGCAGCTTCAATTTCGATATCAAAGTTAAGGAAGGCGCAGGTGCTTTTGTCTGCGGCGAAGAAACTGCGCTGATTGCCTCGATTGAAGGTCGCCGCGGCATGCCGCGATTCCGGCCGCCATTCCCGGCACAGCAGGGCCTTTGGGGCAAACCGACGAACATCAACAACGTTGAGACATTTGCGAATATCCCCTGGATAATTCTTAACGGCGGTTCTGCTTATGCTGCCTACGGCACCGATGACAGCAAAGGCACCAAAGTCTTCGCTATGGCGGGCAAAGTCAAGAGGACCGGTCTGGTCGAAGTTCCGATGGGGATGAGTATCAATGATATCATCTTCAAGATCTGCGGCGGTATCGTAAACGACAAGAAATTCAAAGCTGTTCAAATGGGCGGACCGTCGGGTGGTTGCATTCCCGCTTCGCTTGGCGAGACTCTGATTGACTACCAGCAAATTAACAAGACCGGAGCGATCATGGGCTCCGGCGGTATGGTCGTGATGGATGAAACCACCTGTATGGTGGATGTCGCGAAATTCTTCCTCGCCTTCACGCAGGCAGAGTCGTGCGGCAAGTGTACGTTCTGCCGAATTGGCACCAAACGCATGCTCGAAATACTTGAGCGCATCACCGAGGACAAGGGCAAGGAAGAAGACCTTGTCACGCTTGACCAACTTGGCGAACAGATAAAGATCGCATCCCTCTGCGGGCTCGGACAAACCGCGCCAAATCCGGTGTTGTCAACTCTGCGATATTTCCGCGACGAGTACGAGGCGCATATTCGGCAGAAGAAATGCCCGGCGCATGTCTGCTCGCCGCTGCTGACCTACACGATTGACCAGGAAAAGTGCAACGGCTGTATGCTCTGTCCGCGCTCTTGTCCGACCGATGCGATTATTGGCGAGAAGAAGCAGCCGCACAAGATTCTTCAGGAACTGTGTATCCAGTGCGGCAAATGTTTCACCGTCTGCAACCAGGACGCGGTTATCAAGGATTAA
- the nuoE gene encoding NADH-quinone oxidoreductase subunit NuoE, with protein METKDKEFRPFNIDIWKHDGHAGALIPLLQSAQDTYGYVSERAIDYISHVTGIPPAEIYGVVTFYAQFRTKPLGEKVIKVCNGTACHVNGVKEIANTLSDELGINYEETTEDGKFSMVSVACLGCCSLAPVVMVSNETFGRLTPQKTRKLVRDLKRK; from the coding sequence ATGGAGACGAAAGACAAAGAATTCAGACCATTTAATATCGATATCTGGAAGCACGATGGCCACGCGGGAGCCTTAATCCCGTTGCTCCAGTCGGCACAAGACACTTACGGTTATGTATCCGAACGTGCAATCGACTATATCAGTCATGTGACCGGAATTCCCCCGGCAGAGATCTATGGCGTAGTCACATTCTATGCGCAGTTCCGCACAAAGCCTCTTGGTGAAAAAGTTATCAAGGTCTGTAACGGTACGGCATGTCACGTCAACGGCGTCAAGGAAATCGCAAATACGCTCAGCGACGAACTCGGAATCAACTACGAAGAGACAACCGAAGACGGCAAATTCAGCATGGTCTCCGTCGCGTGTCTCGGTTGTTGCTCATTAGCACCAGTAGTTATGGTTAGCAATGAGACATTCGGACGTTTGACACCTCAGAAAACGCGCAAGCTTGTGCGCGACCTGAAGCGGAAGTAG
- a CDS encoding Lrp/AsnC ligand binding domain-containing protein, with translation MTFENNERFSGSYALLKVRDRQERLKVIQTIADFRQVISADAVDGEYDIVLLIRELPGASIDQFVRNTIHSIDKVDSVEVCHVELTVDGVNDDDTKSAKSAKSYAECFLFLETDRQHFEDIFSAISVLSAVTSCEVASGQFSLVLRMEAATFDTLEKIINERIRPLPGVLRAKESRIIKLAGV, from the coding sequence ATGACGTTTGAGAATAATGAACGGTTCTCCGGAAGTTACGCGCTTTTGAAAGTCCGTGATCGCCAGGAACGATTGAAAGTAATTCAAACTATCGCAGATTTTCGGCAGGTCATTTCGGCCGATGCAGTTGATGGCGAGTATGATATCGTACTTCTCATTCGAGAACTGCCCGGTGCCAGCATCGACCAGTTTGTCAGGAACACAATTCACAGTATCGACAAGGTCGATTCCGTCGAGGTCTGTCATGTTGAATTGACAGTCGATGGTGTCAACGATGACGACACCAAGTCTGCCAAATCCGCTAAATCCTATGCGGAATGCTTCCTGTTTCTCGAGACAGACCGACAGCACTTTGAGGACATTTTCAGCGCCATAAGTGTATTAAGCGCTGTAACTTCCTGCGAAGTTGCCAGTGGCCAGTTCTCGCTCGTTTTGCGAATGGAAGCCGCTACATTCGATACGCTTGAGAAGATCATAAATGAGAGAATCCGCCCTCTTCCCGGTGTTCTTCGTGCAAAAGAAAGCCGCATCATAAAGCTTGCTGGTGTCTAA
- a CDS encoding CHAT domain-containing protein, which produces MRYRLPSMMVRNMKLTLVYVGRTVCLLFLLAVFLCDSILAQSNVQLDSLKSDSLEFESRFELYRYLQRGLEEYFDGGDSAQLLELNNAAQFVFDRLGDDFYIRQCAKFSNWRSKQWSARQQLKLEFTTNQMGLGGEPKERNRFVADMRELAERFLALGDSSSAVNCWHFAGASSTDMSGAESLKQLLDKAITVSRMIGDQDGLSRGYSLVGRFHEQRGEFLKAGDYFDSARVIKTELGDRAGTSDALFNIASVYLSIGDKTSSLRFAEQALQLRREIGDSTKVIQSLLMIIPAFARDVSISTAREWLSEARQLSQRQLSQQQNERFLYCSAVVAELEGEVDSALSQYSTALEMTRKSQNSRLALAILQNIASLESAMGRFTEAMSHYVTAQEMAASTRNRIAQATIYHNLGSLHQRLGDLEQASDYYRRALEIRNQFAMRIQSAETLSNLAELFMTTGDLATAEVYVRQALQIAELAGDNRRLASSLTHLAHLRQLQGDHSGAMSALDSAESIGSESQSVQRRIDFLCLRAEFSRQNRSITAASKYLAEAKSLLDSCSTYSNVQRVEIINAALAADQKQWLSAFHTLAGVIARSEQSRGSIPDPQLRTSFQGRSRFVYEQMVTALYHLRESGQLAGAEDSLLVYIEKAKSRGLLDALGSNDEIPASPAETKLKKEELRLLRSLEQIEQTLADDGDGQSIKRKLASLQELELQLANLRLKQSLADPGSERSFAPSPMAIRKIQKTLPDARTALMSFLLAPDAGYVVRIDQKQIAVHKIAGRSEITNLVSEFARLIQTSIKDESLLDNLLIIADVLGEPLLPDSVLPFGDYDHILVSADGILNVLPFEALRRDSKYLIEYASVASIPSLFLYSSTNSKTTAQESRRLLALADPRNDTQQKQLPFSVREVDWISDIFGKSNCTILTAADATKSELLKLRLSDYDIVHVATHSTINYNNPRRSKIWLSTDTLSTDFGNALTLAEIGELNLSADLVVLSSCESGGGKLDIGEGIEGFVKAFMQAGARNMLVSLWEVEDFTTATFMKTFYENINKGYAEALRSAKLEMIASPRLRHRHPYYWSPFRLTLGESLR; this is translated from the coding sequence ATGCGATATAGATTGCCTTCGATGATGGTACGCAACATGAAATTGACTTTGGTTTACGTCGGGCGAACTGTCTGCCTGCTGTTTCTATTGGCAGTGTTTCTTTGTGATTCAATCTTGGCACAGAGTAACGTGCAACTTGATTCGCTGAAAAGCGACTCACTCGAATTTGAAAGTCGGTTTGAACTTTACCGCTATCTCCAGCGCGGGTTGGAAGAATACTTCGACGGTGGCGACTCAGCTCAGTTGCTGGAATTGAATAATGCCGCGCAATTCGTGTTCGACAGACTTGGAGATGACTTCTACATTCGGCAGTGCGCAAAATTCAGCAATTGGCGCAGCAAGCAGTGGTCGGCAAGACAACAGCTGAAATTGGAATTCACTACGAATCAGATGGGACTCGGAGGCGAACCCAAGGAACGCAATCGGTTCGTTGCCGATATGCGCGAGTTGGCAGAACGCTTTCTCGCACTTGGCGATTCGTCCTCCGCAGTAAACTGCTGGCATTTTGCCGGAGCTTCGAGTACCGACATGTCCGGCGCTGAGAGTTTGAAACAACTGTTGGACAAGGCAATTACTGTCAGTCGTATGATCGGGGATCAGGATGGACTCTCGCGGGGCTACAGTCTTGTTGGTAGATTTCACGAGCAACGAGGGGAATTCCTCAAAGCCGGCGACTATTTCGACTCGGCGCGTGTCATTAAGACCGAACTTGGCGATCGTGCAGGTACTTCGGACGCGCTCTTCAATATCGCCTCAGTCTACCTCTCGATTGGTGACAAGACGAGCTCCCTTCGATTTGCCGAGCAAGCTTTGCAGTTGCGGCGCGAAATTGGAGATTCGACTAAGGTAATCCAATCACTGTTAATGATTATTCCGGCGTTTGCTCGCGACGTTTCCATTTCGACTGCGCGAGAGTGGCTAAGTGAAGCCCGACAGCTCTCGCAAAGGCAATTGTCACAACAACAAAACGAGCGTTTCCTCTATTGCTCCGCCGTTGTCGCCGAACTTGAGGGTGAAGTCGATAGCGCCTTGAGCCAATACTCGACCGCGCTTGAAATGACACGCAAGTCGCAGAACTCCCGATTGGCGCTGGCAATACTGCAGAACATCGCATCCCTTGAGTCGGCAATGGGTCGGTTCACGGAGGCGATGAGTCATTACGTCACCGCTCAAGAGATGGCGGCGTCCACTCGCAATCGCATCGCACAGGCGACAATCTACCACAATCTCGGTTCGCTGCACCAAAGGCTCGGTGATCTCGAACAGGCAAGCGACTACTATCGTCGGGCATTGGAAATCCGCAACCAGTTTGCGATGCGGATTCAATCTGCTGAGACACTGAGTAATCTCGCAGAACTATTCATGACAACCGGTGATTTGGCGACTGCCGAAGTTTACGTTCGCCAAGCGTTGCAAATCGCAGAACTTGCCGGCGACAATCGGCGGCTCGCATCATCACTCACGCACCTGGCGCACTTACGTCAACTGCAAGGAGACCACAGCGGCGCAATGAGTGCCCTTGATAGTGCCGAATCAATTGGCTCCGAATCACAATCTGTTCAGCGCAGAATCGACTTTCTCTGTTTGCGGGCGGAATTTTCACGACAGAATCGTTCGATAACGGCAGCAAGCAAGTATCTCGCAGAAGCTAAGTCACTTCTCGACTCCTGTTCGACTTACTCCAATGTTCAGCGCGTTGAGATAATCAACGCGGCACTTGCCGCAGACCAAAAGCAGTGGTTGTCTGCATTCCACACTCTTGCCGGAGTCATAGCGCGTTCCGAACAATCGCGTGGAAGCATACCCGATCCGCAATTGCGGACGAGTTTTCAAGGTCGCTCTCGCTTTGTCTACGAACAAATGGTAACAGCGCTTTACCATCTGCGAGAGTCTGGACAACTTGCCGGCGCCGAGGACTCACTTCTTGTCTACATCGAAAAAGCGAAGTCGCGTGGACTTCTCGATGCATTGGGAAGCAACGACGAGATTCCCGCGTCTCCGGCAGAGACGAAATTGAAGAAAGAGGAACTGCGCCTATTGCGCTCGCTGGAACAGATTGAGCAGACTCTTGCAGACGATGGGGATGGCCAATCAATCAAGCGCAAACTTGCTTCGCTGCAAGAGCTGGAACTTCAATTGGCAAACCTGCGCCTGAAGCAGAGTCTTGCAGATCCCGGGTCCGAGAGATCCTTTGCGCCGTCGCCGATGGCGATTCGGAAGATCCAGAAGACTCTCCCGGATGCGCGTACCGCATTGATGTCATTTTTATTGGCGCCGGATGCCGGCTATGTCGTTCGGATCGACCAGAAACAGATTGCTGTACACAAGATTGCCGGACGAAGCGAGATCACCAACTTGGTTTCCGAGTTTGCCCGCTTGATTCAAACATCAATAAAAGACGAATCTCTGCTGGATAACCTTTTGATCATTGCTGACGTCCTGGGTGAACCGCTTCTGCCAGACTCCGTGCTTCCTTTCGGCGACTATGACCACATCCTGGTATCTGCTGACGGAATACTAAACGTGCTGCCGTTTGAAGCACTTCGACGCGATAGCAAGTATCTGATTGAATATGCGTCAGTCGCTTCGATTCCGTCGCTCTTCTTGTATAGCTCGACGAATAGCAAAACGACTGCGCAAGAGAGCCGCAGACTATTGGCGCTCGCCGATCCAAGAAACGACACACAGCAGAAGCAGTTGCCATTTAGCGTCCGTGAAGTCGATTGGATCAGCGACATTTTTGGCAAATCCAACTGCACAATTCTGACTGCCGCCGATGCCACCAAATCAGAATTACTGAAACTGAGATTGTCGGACTACGACATCGTCCATGTTGCAACGCACTCAACGATCAACTACAACAATCCGCGCCGATCAAAGATTTGGCTTTCGACTGATACGCTCTCTACTGACTTTGGGAATGCACTTACCCTGGCAGAGATAGGCGAGCTCAATCTGTCTGCCGACTTGGTGGTTTTGTCATCGTGTGAATCAGGCGGCGGCAAACTCGACATTGGCGAAGGTATCGAGGGCTTTGTGAAGGCATTTATGCAAGCCGGAGCAAGAAACATGCTGGTCTCGCTCTGGGAGGTCGAGGACTTCACAACTGCGACGTTTATGAAAACTTTCTACGAGAATATCAATAAGGGCTATGCCGAGGCTCTTCGGTCTGCCAAACTAGAGATGATAGCATCTCCCCGACTACGCCACCGTCACCCCTACTACTGGTCTCCATTTAGGCTCACTTTGGGTGAATCGCTGCGCTAA
- a CDS encoding S8 family serine peptidase — MIDTGIDFTHPEFRRQNGHKIIALWDQLDSSRNNYGFEDGSVLGSVYTGAEINSRDCASHDFDGHGTMVASVAAGNTCGAAPDADLVVVKVDYFNFDEMMLAYGIDFIKKIAEERQQPYIISLSYLPKGGAKDGETGILAQILKGELDANLGGGLLKGIVAVAGNENYEEDNPCRDENNRMHVHKAGTASFELEIETTEDKPADDACILELWYPVENAYTVKLTSPSGTEFGPISPDARTLRQVSDDGFVMISNNRNRMEKWGAVRIILRDNDTLNSETGSAGNLRSGAWQVEMMGDSGVWHGYVTYLNPPELTKAISRKDHTNQFKIRSGGNVSDVVTVGSINNGVVSWRDLFGSTTDYTTCYDPAEISHFSSRGPTKAGVNKPDIYAEGAWIKVAASKDVMIQVNDPRRRKTLLRDEYFVMEEGTSFSAPRVAGAIALMVANDSDASLRHDRIKYILEQTAKRRGKGVGSYLCLDLKKALEMSTRY, encoded by the coding sequence TTGATTGATACCGGTATTGACTTCACTCATCCGGAGTTTCGCCGCCAGAACGGACACAAGATCATTGCGTTATGGGATCAACTCGACTCGTCCCGCAACAACTATGGATTTGAAGACGGTTCCGTGCTCGGCTCGGTTTATACAGGCGCAGAAATCAACTCCAGAGATTGTGCATCGCACGACTTTGACGGCCACGGAACAATGGTTGCTTCGGTTGCAGCGGGCAATACCTGCGGCGCGGCTCCCGATGCCGATCTGGTGGTGGTCAAGGTCGACTACTTCAACTTTGATGAAATGATGCTGGCGTATGGCATCGACTTCATCAAGAAGATAGCAGAAGAACGACAACAGCCCTACATCATCTCCTTGTCATACTTACCAAAGGGCGGCGCCAAAGATGGCGAGACAGGCATTTTGGCACAGATTCTGAAGGGCGAACTTGATGCCAATCTCGGAGGTGGATTACTAAAGGGAATTGTTGCTGTTGCCGGAAACGAGAACTATGAGGAAGACAATCCGTGCCGCGATGAGAACAACCGGATGCACGTGCACAAAGCTGGGACTGCATCGTTTGAGCTCGAGATCGAGACTACGGAAGACAAACCCGCTGACGATGCCTGTATCCTCGAATTGTGGTATCCGGTCGAAAACGCATACACTGTGAAACTGACTTCGCCATCAGGCACGGAATTCGGTCCGATTTCACCAGATGCGCGTACGTTGCGGCAAGTCAGCGATGACGGCTTTGTGATGATATCCAACAATCGCAATCGCATGGAGAAATGGGGAGCGGTGCGGATTATCCTGCGCGACAATGACACCCTGAATTCAGAAACAGGCAGTGCCGGCAACCTACGAAGCGGTGCATGGCAAGTAGAGATGATGGGCGATTCCGGAGTTTGGCACGGATATGTTACATACTTGAATCCACCGGAGCTAACAAAGGCAATCAGCCGCAAGGACCATACGAATCAGTTCAAAATACGATCCGGAGGCAATGTTAGCGATGTGGTGACCGTGGGCTCAATAAACAACGGCGTTGTTTCGTGGCGCGATCTTTTTGGTTCCACTACCGACTATACAACGTGCTATGATCCTGCCGAGATTTCTCACTTCTCAAGCCGGGGTCCTACCAAGGCGGGAGTCAACAAGCCGGACATCTATGCTGAAGGCGCATGGATCAAAGTTGCAGCTTCCAAAGATGTGATGATTCAAGTCAATGACCCCCGACGAAGAAAAACGCTTTTGCGAGACGAGTACTTCGTGATGGAAGAAGGCACCAGCTTCTCTGCGCCACGGGTAGCTGGCGCAATAGCATTGATGGTAGCGAACGACAGCGACGCCTCATTGAGGCATGATCGCATCAAGTACATTCTTGAGCAGACTGCTAAACGTCGTGGGAAAGGTGTGGGATCCTACTTGTGTCTTGATCTTAAGAAGGCACTGGAGATGAGCACCCGTTACTGA